In Arthrobacter sp. CDRTa11, one DNA window encodes the following:
- the rpsC gene encoding 30S ribosomal protein S3: MGQKVNPHGFRLGITTDHVSHWFADSTKAGQRYKDFVREDIRIRQLMSVGMERAGIAKVEIERTRDRVRVDIHTARPGIVIGRRGAEADRIRGELEKLTGKQVQLNILEVKNPEMEAQLVAQGVAEQLTSRVAFRRAMKKAMQSAQRAGAKGIRIACSGRLGGAEMSRSEFYREGRVPLHTLRANIDYGFYEAKTTFGRIGVKVWIYKGDITAKELAQQAAAAPSRGRGASDRPGRPGGADRGDRRRRTDRPAAEAAPAAEAPAVEAAPVAVEGGQA; encoded by the coding sequence CCACCGATCACGTATCGCACTGGTTCGCTGACAGCACCAAGGCCGGACAGCGGTACAAGGACTTCGTTCGCGAAGACATCCGTATCCGCCAGCTCATGTCTGTTGGCATGGAGCGCGCCGGTATCGCCAAGGTTGAGATCGAGCGCACCCGTGACCGTGTCCGCGTGGATATCCACACGGCACGTCCCGGTATCGTTATCGGCCGCCGTGGCGCAGAAGCAGACCGCATCCGCGGCGAGCTCGAAAAGCTCACTGGCAAGCAGGTCCAGCTGAACATCCTCGAGGTCAAGAACCCCGAGATGGAAGCACAGCTTGTTGCCCAGGGTGTTGCCGAGCAGCTGACTTCCCGCGTGGCTTTCCGCCGTGCGATGAAGAAGGCCATGCAGTCCGCGCAGCGTGCAGGTGCCAAGGGCATCCGTATCGCCTGCTCCGGTCGACTGGGCGGCGCCGAAATGTCCCGCTCGGAGTTCTACCGCGAAGGCCGTGTGCCCCTGCACACCCTCCGCGCGAACATCGACTACGGCTTCTACGAAGCCAAGACCACCTTCGGCCGCATTGGCGTGAAGGTCTGGATCTACAAGGGTGACATCACCGCCAAGGAACTGGCTCAGCAGGCAGCTGCTGCTCCGTCCCGTGGCCGCGGTGCCAGCGACCGTCCGGGACGTCCCGGTGGCGCTGACCGTGGTGACCGCCGCCGTCGTACCGACCGTCCGGCCGCCGAAGCAGCTCCTGCTGCAGAGGCTCCGGCAGTTGAGGCTGCACCCGTTGCAGTAGAAGGAGGACAGGCTTAA